agttaatatatatacatactacTTGTaatatttttagttatttattttaaattctaTTATTTCAGTTCCACGCCCGTGCCTGCGAAAAGATCCTATGGGACAGTTGGCAAGCTTATACAGTTCCAAAGTTCGTGGGGTCCTGCATTGCAATTGCTATAATAACATTCGCATATGAAGGCTTGAAATTCGTACGAGATTGGCTCCATATGAAGAATATGGAAGCTGAAAAATCGGTGCTTTTGTCGAAGGAGAACCATAGCGGGTCTACGGAATGTTGTGCAGCCCCAAGGCAGCGGACTGTTCTCCAACAAATGTTTAATTGGCCGCATGTAATCCAGACTCTATTACATATGATTCAAGTAACCATTTCCTATgcattgatgatgatcattatGCTATGCAATTATTGGCTGTGGTTGGCGATTATACTTGGGGCAGGTGCCGGTTATTTCTGCTTTGGCTGGATCAAGAAAAACAAGGCGGGCGGAAGTGAGTGCTGCTACTAAGCTAAGCTCATTTAAGGGCTTGCTTTGTTTGGTATTCGTAAGACTAAGCATCGCTCCGATTCCCGCTCTTTCGTGGAGTTTTCTCCATAATGATAAGATGGTAAGGgcccagtaaattccgcaaccAAAACGCTTTAGAACCGTTTTCTCGGTTTTACATGTAATGGTGGATAGTTAGTAAACTCAGTTTTCTTTATACAATATGTTAACAATTTTGTTGTGAAAGATTCAAATACTCCCATGCTTGTTATTGTTAATTAACATTAAGTAACTCCCATTGTAGTGATAAATTAAGTATGAATAAGGCGATTATATTTATCAATGTTCGTACTAGAATGCAAACAAGTTTTACAAGAAATAGAATATAAGATGGCAGATAACCGTATTCCAAACAATTTTCATAGAATTTCTaagaattttaataaaatttgcatGCTTACGTTAAGTAACATAATTGGCTTTTGAATTTTCCCTTGTTCAAACTCTTCATTGGAGAATATGAGATGCAGCCATCAAAAAGGAGCCGCCGCACCATATTCATACCCGTTTTTGCGTCGACTGTTTAGTATCTCATATAAAAACCTAAATTTCAATCCGTTGCAATATGATATTTGGCTGAAGGCTTCCTTCTGCAGGAAATGGGACTGCACTAAAATTTTCGGCGGCTTtgactttattgtgaaaaaacattaaattctcGAATTGGTGGGAAGGTACGGGATCCTTTGCCAAGTGGTTGCGAATATTTTAATGGTACGTAGTAAAACGTGATAAAAATGACTGCTAGTGAGACTGTGGTTGAAAGAAGTTACTATATCTATCGCTTCTCATTCAGATAAGTTTTTCAGTGTTTTCGTTTGCGTATATCAAATGTTCACATGCGTTTACACATTTACTTGCACACACGCATTTCGATGTTCTCACAGAATATGCATTTTTTTCATGCCTGATCAAATGTTACTTTGATCCATGAAATGCAAATAGGATTTGGTTGGAAAATCACATAGTATGACTATACCCATGCTGGACATCGGCGGAATGTCAAGAAAAGATAAATCTTTGACTGCTGTAAAATGATCTGAAACGGATTGGAAGAGTGTCCGCCCAAAAGTATGTTCATATATCGAATATGTCGACGTTGGACGGACATTTCTGTGTTAAAGGCACATTCATTTGACATGTGTACATACATACGTCTGTATATTGCAAATGACACAAAAAATGCGAAGGATGACGAGAAAAGTGATTAATATCCAAGCGCATGTTCTTTTGCAATTCGACACCGAGAAACAGCAGAAAAAACATCTCAATATGCGGATAGCCCAAAAAATTCACATCTGTGAATATCGGACAGTAGTATCTGTGAAATGTAGCATTGATTTGAAATCCAATATGTGTGTTCTCTTAGAGTTTCTAGGAAGTTGTAATTAATAAAGCTTAGCttaacaaaacaaaatctttttaaaactgattcgtttttgaaaaaacatCATTCGCAGAAACTACACTTTATTTTTAATAGTGAAAATCACACTTAAAGCATACTTAACCTAACAGAAGCAGCTATCTTAATTTATGGTTAAACGTAAGGAACCTAACGTAGTAGAACTTCACTTGAAGTGGAGATGCCGGTGATATGTGGCACCTGAAGCAATGGTTGATGTGATATGATTTATAATACTTGGTGGGAGGAGAAGAAAGGCGAGGAGACATGTCTTAGAATGGAGAAGGATGTAGATTAGGAATGGCGCTGGCCGTTTCTTAGGcggaatatacatatgtattggaCATTGGAGTGACGACCTGTATAGAGGACTACTCTACATTTCCTTTCGAGTGGGCGATTATCACTGTTTTAGGAAGCGAATAGTTGAGGGAATTGGTTTTCGTGGTAAAATCgggtcaatgtctgtctgtcttttttttgaggaggcggaaatcttcaaaaaacactggtctggacacaccagcgtgtgggatttttacccactaaaaccacccccgactccctccatgcCCG
The window above is part of the Hermetia illucens chromosome 3, iHerIll2.2.curated.20191125, whole genome shotgun sequence genome. Proteins encoded here:
- the LOC119650730 gene encoding high affinity copper uptake protein 1, whose protein sequence is MDSPCRMNMYFHARACEKILWDSWQAYTVPKFVGSCIAIAIITFAYEGLKFVRDWLHMKNMEAEKSVLLSKENHSGSTECCAAPRQRTVLQQMFNWPHVIQTLLHMIQVTISYALMMIIMLCNYWLWLAIILGAGAGYFCFGWIKKNKAGGSECCY